ACCGACTTGCCCGAGCCGGTGGTGCCGGCCACGAGCAGGTGCGGCATCTTCTCCAATTGGGCGATCACCGGCTCGCCGCCGATGGTCTTGCCCAGAGCCAGGGCGAGCTTGAACTTCGACTTCTCGAAATCCTGGGAGGCGATCAGCTCGCGGAAATACACCATCTCGCGCTTGGCATTGGGCAACTCGATGCCGATGACGTTGCGCCCGGGCACCACGGCGACGCGGGCCGAGAGAGCCGACATCGAACGGGCGATGTCGTCGGCGAGGCCGATCACCCGCGAGGACTTGATCCCCGGCGCCGGCTCCAGCTCGTACAGCGTCACCACCGGGCCGGGCCGCACATGGATGATCTCGCCGCGGATGCCGAAATCCTCCAGCACGCTCTCCAAGAGCCGTGCATTCTGCTCCAACGCCTCCGTCGAGACCACCGCGCCGACCTGCTTGCGCGGCTCGGCCAGCAGCGAGATCGGCGGAAACTCCCAGCGGTCGTGGCCGAGCAGGTCGGGCTGGCGCTCCAGCTCGGCCCGGCGGCCGGGCTTGGGCGGAGCGGCGGGCATCGAGACGCGGCTCGTCGCCGGGGCGGGCGTCTCGCGCTCGGCCGCCTCGGCGGCGCTCATCAGCCGGCGGGCGGGCGCGGCCGGCGACGCCGGCCGGCGCGTCGGCTCGGCGGCGAAGGGCGGCGCATCCGGCTCGTCCATGTCGGGCGGCAGGTCGAAATCCGGTTCGTCGAGGGCGACGGCCTGGTTGGGACGGCGCGCATCCGGGCGCGGCGTGGTGCGGGGCGCCAGCGTCGGCTCGCGCCGGCCCGGCGGCGCGTCGACCAGGTAGTCGGACGGCTCGATGCGGGCCAGCACGTCGCCGATGCCGATGCGCCGGCCGTCCTCGCGCGCCCCGGCGCGCTCGCGGCGCGGGCGGCGGCGGGTCAGGGCGTGCTTGAGGGTGAGCACCCAGTGCATGAGCGCACCGAGGGAGACGGCGCGCCGTTCCTCCTCGTCGTCCTCCTCATAGGCCGGCAGGCGCGGCTCGCCACGCATGCGGATCGGCATCTGCGGCGCTCGCTGCTCCGGCCGCGGCCGGTGGCAGAAGAAGCCCGAGGCGACGACCAGCGCCGCCATCATGCCGGCGCCGAGCGCCAGGGTGAGCAGGCTCTGGCCGAACCCGGCGCCGCGGGTGAAGAACAGGATGGCGGGAACGCCGAAGACCCAGTCGCCGACGACGCCGCCAAGGCCGGTCGGCAGCGGCCAGCGCTGCGTCACGGGGAAGCCGGCGGCAAAGCCCGCGGCGAGGGCCGAGCCGAGGATCCAGGTCGAGAGCCGCAGCTTCTCCGAATCGACCAGCTTGTGGGCGAGCAGGCGCCAGCCCCAGAAGGCGAGCGGCAGCAGCACCGCGACGGCGCCGAGGCCGAAGAGCTGCATCATGATGTCGGCGACCGCCGCGCCCGGCGCGCCGAGCCAGTTGCGCACCGGCCCGGCGGTGGCGTGGTTGAGGCTGGGATCCTGGACCGACCAGGTGGAGAGGGCGATGGCGGTGAGGCCCGCCAGCGCCAGCAGCGCCATGCCGCCGAGCTCGGTGAGGCGGCGCGCCAGCATGCCGCGCACCTCGTCTGGCAGGGAATAGCTCCGGGAGAAGCCGCGTCTGGTGGTCCGCATCACCGAGCCTCGAAACAGGGGGCCCGGCGCCAACCCAACGCCACGCCACCAAACCTGGCCCGAGACTAGGCAGCCGCGGTTAAGGGGCGGTTTATGGTTGAGCGCTCGTTAAAGCCGCGATCGGCCGGGCCGGCTCCGACGGCCGGAGCAGGCCGGCCAGCGATGCGCCGGGAGCGGCGCGCTTGCACGGCCGCCACACGGCGAGGCGGGCGCGCAGGTCGGCGATCAGCCAGCGTCCGGCGCGGCCGAGCCGGTCGTCGCCGCGGCGCACCGCGTGCAGGGCCAGCACGAAGCCTTCGCTCTCGGGGATGACGAGGGGGCGCAGCCGGCCGGCGTCGATATGCTCCTCGACCAGGTGGATCGGCATGTGGCACCAGCCGAAGCCGGCCAGGAGGAAGTCGAGCCGGGTGGTGAGGTCGGCGAAGCGCCAGACCCGCGGGGAGTAGATGTGGCCGCGCAGGTTCGGCGTCAGCGACGAGCGGTCGGTGAGGATGAGCTGCGTGTGGCGCTCCAGCGCGGCGCGGCCGACCGGCCCGGGCTCCTGCGCCAGGGGATGGCCGGCGGCGACCACGGGCACCATGGCGATGTGGGTGAGCAGGTCGGCTTCGAGGTCCTCGGCGCCGGTGGCGAGGATGGTGTAGATCGCCAGCCGCACCATGCCGTCGCGCAGGCGCTGCTCCGGCGCGCCGAGGCCCTCGGTGAACAGGGCCACCGGCAGGCCGGGGAAGGTCTGCTGCAGCGCCTTGAGGCTCGCGGTCAGCACCTCGCTGGGAAAGACCGCGTCGACCGCCAGGGTCAGCTCCGGCTCCACCCCGTCGGCGATGGCCTCGGCCCGGTGGCGCAGGGCGGCGGCGCGGCGCAGCACCTGGCGCGCCTCCTCGACCATGGCCAGGCCGGCTTCGGTGACCACAGGCGTCTTGCCCGACCGGTCGAACAGGACAAGGCTGAGCGTCTCCTCCAGGGTCTGCACCGTCTGGCTGATGGCGGACTGGACGCGGCCGAGCCGGCGCGCCGCGCCGGAGAAGCTGCCGGTCTCGACCACGGCGACCAGCACCTTGAGCTGGGTGAGTGTCAGAGCATCTATCATCTCGCCCGATAGTTCATATCATTATTTGTCCAATTGCAATGATGAATGTTGCACCGCACATCATGGGCGACATCCCATATGGAGATCCGCCATGACCATTGCCGTCCGCAACGCGACCGCCGACGCCGGCAAGCTCGACGACAAGCTGGAGTCTCGGGCCCTCGACCAGCTCTTCCGCGAAGCCCGCACCCATAATGGCTGGCTCGACGTCGCGGTGCCCGACGCGCTGCTCGCCGAGGCCGTCGACCTTGCCAAGCTCGGGCCGACCGCGGCGAATTCCTCGCCGCTGCGCATCGTCTTCGTCCGCAGCCCCGAAGCCAAGCAGCGGCTGAAGCCCACCCTCGCCCCCGGCAATGTCGACAAGACCATGGCGGCGCCGGTGACGGCGATCCTGGCCTATGACCGCAAGTTCTACGAGCATCTGCCGAGACTGTTCCCGCATGCCGACGCGCGGTCCTGGTTCGCCGGCAACGAGGCCTTTGCCGACGACAGCGCCTATCGCAACGGCACGCTGCAGGCCGCCTATTTCATCCTGGCACTCCGTGCCGTCGGCCTCGACGCCGGTCCGATGGGGGGCTTCGACGCCGCCAAGGTCGACGCCGAGTTCTTCCCGGGCGGCCAGGTGAAGTCGAACATCCTGGTCAATATCGGCTATGGCGACGCGTCCAAGCTCTACCCGCGCAGCCCGCGCTTCGCCTTCGAGGAAATCGCCTCGATCGTCTGAGGCGGCTCAGGCCGCCATCGCCCCGTCGTCGTCGAGCTTGCTGATCAGGCGTTCGATGACGCGGGCGTTGACGTCGCTCTGGGCGGCGAGGTCGACCATCTCGCGGGCGACCACGGTGAAGCCGAGCCCGTGCTCGCCGGCGCGCACCGCCTCCAGCCGGGCGTTGAGCGCGAGCAGGCGCAGCGTCTTCAGCGTCTTCATGATCTCGCCGGTGGCGCTGGCGATCTCGCGCGCCGCCTGGGCCCGGCCGCCGATATCGGCCTGGCTCTTCACGTCGAGGATGACGCCGTCGAGATAGGCGGTCTCGCCGGTGGCGGGATCGTGGTAGGCGCCGCCGGTCTCGAAGATCGGCCGCCATTCTCCGCTCCTGGCCTTCAGCCGGTAATGGATGCGCCAGCGCTGCCCCGTGGCAAGCGCCTCGGTCACCGCCTTGTCGACCTTCGCCTGGTCGTCGGGATGGGTGATGGCGGTGAAGGACTGCCGGGTCGAGATGAACCAGTCCGCGTCATAGCCCAGCGTCGGGGTGAAGCCCGACGACAGGTGCAGCATGGTGAAGTCCTTGTCGTTGAGGCAGCGGTAGAAGAAGCCGTCGATCTTGTCGGCGATGCTGCCGACGAGGCTCTGCGTATGGTCGACTTCGGCCACCATCCCATCGATTCCCAAACGTTTGCGACACTTCGGCACAGGTTAGGACATTAACCCTAACGCTGGGTTAAGCGACAGGAATGCCACGCCGGCCGGGGAAGCGCACGCGGCCCGCGGCGCCGCTTGCCGCCCGGGCGCGCCGGGTACATTGTGCGCTGCGATGCTCATTCCGCTCTACGACGACAATCCGGTCCGCCGTATCTCGCACGCCTACGTCAACTGGGCGCTGATCGCGGTCAATGTCTTCGTCTATGCGATCTTCCAGTCCGGCCACGTGCTCGGCGTCAAGCTCGCCGACGCCACCTCGATCTCCTTCGGCATGATCCCGGTGGTGCTGTTCCACCAGATGGACCTGCCGGCCGAATATGTGGTGATCCCGCAATGGCTGACGCCGGTGACCTCGTCCTTCCTGCACGGGTCCTGGATGCACCTGGCCGGCAACATGCTGTTCCTGTGGGTGTTCGGCGACAATGTCGAGGACGATCTCGGGCATGTCCGCTACTTCGTGTTCTACATCGCCTGCGCCGCGCTGGCGGCCCTGGCCCATGCCTATATGCAGCCGCATTCGACCAGCCCGCTGATCGGCGCCTCGGGCGCGGTGTCGGGCGTCGTCGCCGCCTATGCCCTGCTGCATCCGAGGGTGAAGATCTGGGTGCTGGTGCTGTTCCGCATTCCCTTGAAGATGCGGGCGATGTGGGCGATCGGCGTTTGGGTGCTGTTCCAGGCGGCCAACGCCTATTTCGCCGGGCCCGACGACGAGACCGCCTGGTATGCCCATCTCGGCGGCCTCGTCTCCGGCGCCGTGCTGACGCTCCTGCTCAAGCGCGCCGACGCCCCGCTCTTCGACCGCGGCGAGGCGCTGATCATGGAGGCCCCGCCGTCGGACGGCGAGCCGCCCCCGTGAGGCCGGCCGAGGGCCGGTTTCGGCGCCGGACCGGTTGAAAAATCGATGGGGGAACACTAGGGTCCCCGCCGCCATCGGACGCCGGACAGTGCGATCGCGACGCGGCGTGTCGGTTCGCCGCTAGCAGACGATCCGCAAGCCCCCTATCCGGTCGCCCAGCTGTTTTTCACCCGACATGGCCTGTCGCCCTGGAGGAAGTCCATGAAAGTCCTGGTGCCCGTGAAGCGGGTGGTCGACTACAACGTGAAGATCCGGGTGAAGGCTGATGGCTCCGGGGTTGACCTCGCCAACGTGAAGATGTCGATGAACCCGTTCGACGAGATCGGGGTCGAGGAGGCGCTGCGCCTGCGCGAGGCGGGCAAGGCGAGCGAGGTTGTGGTGGTGTCGATCGGGCCGGCGCAGGCGGCCGAGACGCTGCGCACGGGCCTGGCGATGGGGGCCGACCGCGGCATCCTGGTCA
The sequence above is drawn from the Labrys wisconsinensis genome and encodes:
- a CDS encoding methyl-accepting chemotaxis protein, which encodes MVAEVDHTQSLVGSIADKIDGFFYRCLNDKDFTMLHLSSGFTPTLGYDADWFISTRQSFTAITHPDDQAKVDKAVTEALATGQRWRIHYRLKARSGEWRPIFETGGAYHDPATGETAYLDGVILDVKSQADIGGRAQAAREIASATGEIMKTLKTLRLLALNARLEAVRAGEHGLGFTVVAREMVDLAAQSDVNARVIERLISKLDDDGAMAA
- a CDS encoding LysR family transcriptional regulator produces the protein MIDALTLTQLKVLVAVVETGSFSGAARRLGRVQSAISQTVQTLEETLSLVLFDRSGKTPVVTEAGLAMVEEARQVLRRAAALRHRAEAIADGVEPELTLAVDAVFPSEVLTASLKALQQTFPGLPVALFTEGLGAPEQRLRDGMVRLAIYTILATGAEDLEADLLTHIAMVPVVAAGHPLAQEPGPVGRAALERHTQLILTDRSSLTPNLRGHIYSPRVWRFADLTTRLDFLLAGFGWCHMPIHLVEEHIDAGRLRPLVIPESEGFVLALHAVRRGDDRLGRAGRWLIADLRARLAVWRPCKRAAPGASLAGLLRPSEPARPIAALTSAQP
- a CDS encoding DNA translocase FtsK 4TM domain-containing protein, which codes for MRTTRRGFSRSYSLPDEVRGMLARRLTELGGMALLALAGLTAIALSTWSVQDPSLNHATAGPVRNWLGAPGAAVADIMMQLFGLGAVAVLLPLAFWGWRLLAHKLVDSEKLRLSTWILGSALAAGFAAGFPVTQRWPLPTGLGGVVGDWVFGVPAILFFTRGAGFGQSLLTLALGAGMMAALVVASGFFCHRPRPEQRAPQMPIRMRGEPRLPAYEEDDEEERRAVSLGALMHWVLTLKHALTRRRPRRERAGAREDGRRIGIGDVLARIEPSDYLVDAPPGRREPTLAPRTTPRPDARRPNQAVALDEPDFDLPPDMDEPDAPPFAAEPTRRPASPAAPARRLMSAAEAAERETPAPATSRVSMPAAPPKPGRRAELERQPDLLGHDRWEFPPISLLAEPRKQVGAVVSTEALEQNARLLESVLEDFGIRGEIIHVRPGPVVTLYELEPAPGIKSSRVIGLADDIARSMSALSARVAVVPGRNVIGIELPNAKREMVYFRELIASQDFEKSKFKLALALGKTIGGEPVIAQLEKMPHLLVAGTTGSGKSV
- a CDS encoding malonic semialdehyde reductase, whose product is MTIAVRNATADAGKLDDKLESRALDQLFREARTHNGWLDVAVPDALLAEAVDLAKLGPTAANSSPLRIVFVRSPEAKQRLKPTLAPGNVDKTMAAPVTAILAYDRKFYEHLPRLFPHADARSWFAGNEAFADDSAYRNGTLQAAYFILALRAVGLDAGPMGGFDAAKVDAEFFPGGQVKSNILVNIGYGDASKLYPRSPRFAFEEIASIV
- a CDS encoding rhomboid family intramembrane serine protease — translated: MLIPLYDDNPVRRISHAYVNWALIAVNVFVYAIFQSGHVLGVKLADATSISFGMIPVVLFHQMDLPAEYVVIPQWLTPVTSSFLHGSWMHLAGNMLFLWVFGDNVEDDLGHVRYFVFYIACAALAALAHAYMQPHSTSPLIGASGAVSGVVAAYALLHPRVKIWVLVLFRIPLKMRAMWAIGVWVLFQAANAYFAGPDDETAWYAHLGGLVSGAVLTLLLKRADAPLFDRGEALIMEAPPSDGEPPP